In one window of Fulvia fulva chromosome 5, complete sequence DNA:
- a CDS encoding Fatty acid repression mutant protein 2, with protein MPAPASRVLGGVLAVGVILLAYLVLCLPLHDDMSAPLVLRSLLSRNTSALLRPLTASTLTSSHSSRTTTFTSSHFSTTTATMSAIKGYDQTSFKDAVKHRRTVYSLQKKSPISDDRIKEIVTQAIKHVPSSFNSQSARLVVLVKEEHDKFWQVVSDVLKAHVPEDKWEHTKQRMDMFSGAYGTILFYEDPNPIKALQSKLPTYADKFPVWSEHTSAMHQYELWTAFETEGLGCNLQHYNPLPDQKASEIWNIPLEWSLKAQLVFGEPKEGARDQLPTKSEEPIEERVKFYGF; from the exons ATGCCAGCACCAGCCTCGCGGGTCTTGGGTGGAGTCCTTGCTGTTGGCGTGATCTTGTTGGCATATTTAGTTCTGTGCCTGCCCCTCCACGACGACATGTCTGCCCCACTAGTTTTGAGGAGTCTTTTGTCTCGAAACACTTCTGCCTTGTTGAGACCACTTACTGCTTCGACACTTACAAGCTCTCACAGCTCCCGTACCACGACATTCACATCCTCGCACTTCAGCACAACTACCGCGACCATGTCAGCAATCAAAGGCTACGACCAAACCTCTTTCAAAGACGCCGTCAAGCACCGTCGCACCGTCTACAGCTTGCAGAAGAAGTCCCCGATCTCGGACGATCGTATCAAGGAGATTGTTACCCAGGCTATCAAGCATGTTCCGTCGTCTTTCAATAGCCAGTCGGCGAGGCTGGTCGTGTTGGTGAAGGAGGAGCATGATAAGTTCTGGCAGGTTGTGAGTGATGTGCTCAAGGCGCATGTGCCCGAGGATAAGTGGGAGCATACCAAGCAGAGGATGGATATGTTTTCGGGGGCTTATGGGACG ATCCTCTTCTACGAAGACCCAAACCCCATCAAAGCCCTGCAATCCAAACTGCCCACCTACGCCGACAAGTTCCCCGTCTGGTCTGAGCACACTTCAGCCATGCATCAGTACGAGTTGTGGACTGCCTTCGAGACGGAGGGACTGGGTTGCAATTTGCAGCATTACAACCCGCTGCCTGATCAGAAGGCGTCGGAGATTTGGAACATCCCACTGGAGTGGAGCTTGAAGGCGCAGCTTGTTTTCGGCGAGCCGAAGGAGGGTGCGAGAGATCAGTTGCCGACGAAGAGCGAGGAGCCGATTGAGGAGAGGGTCAAGTTTTATGGGTTTTAG